From Pleurocapsa sp. PCC 7319:
TCAAATGTTAGCTACTCTCGACCCCATGGGAATGCCTCTATTGGGAGCTACATTATCAGGAAATGGAACAGATGAATCTCATTATCTACCAACATGGCAACAATTGGTGGAGATTATTGGTCACAAAGATTTCTTGTTTCTCGCCGATTCTAAAGGCTCTACTTGGAATAATCGGGGGAAAATTAATCAACAAGGAGGAATTTACTGTTTTCCGCTAGCGATGCATCAGCCTCGTCCCAAACTGTTATCGCAATGGGTGGCTAATCCACCAACAGCAGTGCAAGAAATTTGTCTCAACTCCGAAGCCGAGTCAGAATCTCCCATTGGTAAGGGTTTTGAAGTTCCGTTGGGCAGTCTCTGGTATGAAAAAGAACATCAAAAGTGGCATCGTTGGTCAGAACGATGGTTAGTGGTTTGTTCTTATGCTTTACAACAGCGTCAACTTAAAAGCTTGTCAGCTCGTCTGAGTAAAGCGGAACTTGCCCTAGAAAAACTCGCTAAAAAACCACCACAAGATGAGGTAGCTCTACAAACCAAAGTGGAGACTATTCTGAAACGTTATCGAGTTACGGGGCAGATCTTAACTGCGATTGAGAAGAAAATTGGCTATCAAAAAGTTTATCAAGGTGCTGGTCGAGGAAGTAAGAATCGTCCCTCTCGTCGTGTTCGTCAAACTACTCTTTCCTTGACTTATCAACGTTGTGAGACCGCTATCACCCATCAACAATCCATCGCTGGTTGGAGATTGTATGTAACTAATGCTAATTCACAGCGTCTTTCTCTTGAGCAAGCTGTTAACTCTTATCGGGAGCAATGGCAACCTGAAAGAGGTTTTCATCGTTTTAAACGAGGTCGTCTTCCCGCTTTACCCATCTATTTTCAAGATGAAGAACGGATTCGAGGGCTGATGTTTTTACTAACGATCGCCCTGACTCTGTTTACCTTGATGGAATTTGTGGTTCGTCGCCAACTAGCGGTGACAAAGCAATCACTTCCTGGACTTTATTCAGGCAATCCCAAGCGCACTACTTTTCGTCCCACTGCTGAACAATTGCTAGCTGCTTTTGGCGATCTAACTTTGTATCTTTATCCTGATGGCTCTACTGAAATTAGTTCTCTTAATTCTCTTCAAAGACAGATTTTAAATCTGATGAAGATTCCTGAATCGATTTACATTCTTCCCCAGCTAGTTCCTGATTGACTCCAATCCAGCAAATAATTGCTGTGACTTGATTCTATCCTCTTTATTTGATTCAATGCATTTTATTTAAGCGAACCGTGAGTAACAAGTTGGTGAAGAAAATGCCATGCACTGCTCCTCCACCTAAAATTCCCAATCAAGATAAACGTCCGAAGCGAACATCTGTTTCCGACTGAAGTGAACGCGATGATTGCTGCTGCATTGAAAGTAGGCAGACATGGATTGAGAGATTCAACTCTGATTTTGATGGCGTATCGTCATGGCTTGAGAGTATCGGAGTTGGTAGCTTTAAGGTGGGAGCAGATTGATTTTACTGCTGGTACGATTTACATCAACCGACTGAAGAATGGTGTCAGTTCGACTCATCCTCTTCGGGGTATTGAACTTAGAGCTTTGCGACAATTACAAAGAAAATATCCTAACTCAAATTATTTGTTTGTAACAGAGAGAGGTGCGGTAATGGCTGCTGCGACTGCGAGAGGAATTATCCAACGTGCGGGTAAGATGGCGGAATTATCGAAGAAGCGTTCATCCCCATATGCTACGCCATGCTTGTGGATTTTATTTGGCGAGCAGAGGGCATGATACCAGGGCTATCCAGGCATATCTTGGTCATCGAAATATTCAGCATACTGTCCGTTATACGGAATTGTCTTCTAAACGATTTCAAGATTTTTGGCTGGATTGATTGTAAAGCGCGATCGCCCGTGGAAAATTTGTCGCGATCTTTATCTCCCCCGCTTTTTTTCGCTTTCCATCATAGGCTGTGAGTCAGACACTGTAATAGTTTCAGGGCGAGGTTGTGTCTGGTGACACGAACCTTCTATTTTCGTGTATACGGAATTTTCTTCTAAACGATTTTAAGATTTTTGGTTGGATTGATTGTAAGACAAGTGATCGCAGTTTTGCTGGCTATTTTATGATTAAATATGCTGCGGGAATTAAATATAGTGCCAACAGAGTCGCTCCCATAACTCCGCCTGCAATCGCAACTGCCAAAGGTGGCCAAAATTCACCACCGCCTAATAATAGAGGTACAAACCCAATGGCAGTAGTTAAGGTAGTGGCAATTACATGGCGAGTTGAATGTAATACTACTTCTCTGATGGCTGGTTTGTTGCCTGTTCTGGATACAGGATTCTGCTGAATAGCAGCTAATACCACAATGGAATCATTAATCCCTACTCCGATCAAGCCTACTGTACCGATAATTGGATTAAAGCCAAAAGGATAGCCAAACAGCCAGATAGAGAATAAACCCAGACCACAAGAGGCAATCGCCACTACGCCGATAACACCAGCCAAACGAAAAGAATCTAAAGATAGAACTAAAGTTGCCACCATCAAGACAGTAAGAACTCCTACAATGGAAACTAAACCCCCAAGAGCATCATCTTTTTGTTCTGCTTCTCCGCCAAACTCATAGCTGTAGCCATTGGGAAGCTGCCATTTGGTTTCAGTTAATTTATGCTTAAAATCGGTTAATGCCTCATCGGGTAAAGTTCCAGCGGTTAAAAAGCCTTGCACCGTGTTAACTCTTTGTCCGTTATAGCGAGTAATCTTTGCCAGTTCTGGTTTAAGAGTTATTTTACTCAAAGACGATAGAGGAACGTTCTCAACTACATTATTCGAACCATCTTGAGCGGGTAATAAATTTAACGAGGCAATATTATTTAATCCAGCGCGATCTGCTGCGGATAATCTAACTCGGACGGGTAATTCTTCGGTAGATTCCAAAATAGATCCACCTGTGGCACCTTCTAAAGTAGAATCTAACTGTTGAGCGATCTCATCACGGTTCAAACCAGCCAAACGAACTTCTTCTTCATTTACCTGTATTTCTAACTGAGGTCTAATTTCAGCTAAACTGGCGCGGGTATGAGTTATCTCACTTAACTCAATTAATAAACTTCTTGCCTTTTCTCCTAATTGTTGTAGCGTATCCAAGTCCGAACCAAAGATTCTCATTTCCACTGGCGCATTAAAAAAGGGTCCTTGTTTTAGTTGTTGAACCAAAATGCGAGCAGAGGGAAAAACCCGATCTAATTCGCCCTGCAATTCCTTAACTAGAGAATTAGAGGCAATTAAATTCAGTTGAATTATAGCCTGAGCATAATTAGCTTCTTGTTGTCTACCTCCCCCCACATTGTAATAAAATTTTGGCGCACTTCTGCCAATAAACCAGTGAACATCAGTTACGTTTTCGTAAGTTAACAGGTGATCGCGTATTTGTTTGGTAACAGCTTGAGTTTTGGCAATCGAAGTTGCTGCGGGTAACTCTAATTGAATCTGTAACTGATCGCGATCTGCTGCGGGGAAAAACTGTAGTGGTAGATGACTTACTTGGATAAAGCCAATCACAGGAAGCAGTAAAGCTAGGCAAATACCTAGTACTGGTCGATCAACAGCCCATTTCAAGGTTTTTCTATACCATCTTGTTAGTAGCTGGACAGATATACCTGTTTGCCACCACGATTTTTCTAAGGGTGAATAGCCGTTTACCGTGGTCAATTTTGCTGTCAAGGCTGGAATGATTGCCAATGCTAGAAATAAAGAGGAAGATACCGCTAAAATAACGCTGACGGCAATCGTTCCTATAAATTCTCCAGTCTCTCCTGGTAATAAGGCAATTGGTAGAAAAGAAAGGATAGTAGTAATGGTTGAACTTAATAAGGGAACAGCTAAATGATTTAAACTATTGTTGATGGCATCGATGGGTTTAAAGCCATTTTTGAGATGGTTAGTTACCTTATCGACCATTATAATTCCATTATCAATTAAGATTCCCAATGCTACTATCAATCCCATAACTGACATCTGGTGTAGGGGAATTTTCATTATATTCATCCAGCCAAACACCATCAAGATTGATAGGGGTAAAGAAGTACCAACTATGATTGCCGATCGCCATCCCATCATTATCAGCGTGACTAGAAAGACTAAACCACCACCTAAAACTAAATTAAGAATTAAACTATTTATTCTATCTTCGACGTAACGGTTTTGAGCAAAAACGGTTTTTAATTCAATTGTACTAGGAAGTTCTGAACGATATTCCTTTAAAACTTTTTCAGCATTTTTTGCCCAGATATTTAGTTTAGTTGCCGACTCTACATGAACAGCAAGAGTTACTCCAGGGCGATCGCTAATAATAGACAGTTCATTAGCTGGAGAAGTAACACCTTTAGTTACTGTTGCAATATCTTGTATGCGAACAAATTGTCCCTGGCTACCAAAGCTAATTGGAATATTCTGTACTCGATTAAGGGTATCTAATTCTCCAGCTACTTCAATTGATAAATCACTATTACTATTGTGTAGTTGTCCAGCCGATGCTTTAGAATCGCTTTGTTGAATCTGCTGGGAAATATCGGCTGCGGTTAGATTGTAACTAGCAATCGTAGTAGGATTAATTTCTATGAGAATTTCTTCGTCTTGATCGCCAAATAATTTTACTTCTTCTGTTCCTAGAATAGCTTGAATACGATCTTTTAAAACTTCCCCTTGACGATTTAAAATTCCATAGTTTGGATGTTTATCTTGCCATGTCAAAGCTATAATTAAAGCATAAGCTTTAACCTTAAGCTTTTCTAATTCTGGTTCGCTAGCACCTGCAGGCAACTCTGACTTAACCTCATCAATCTTATTTTGTATCCGAGACCAAACATCTTCCAACTCTTCTTTCTGTACGCTATCCTTTAGATACAGAAGAATAATCGAACCACCAGAACTAGAAGTTGAACTATACTTTTTTATTTCTTCTATTTCTGTAAATTTATCTTCAATTTTGTCTGTGATTAGTGATTCAATCCTAGCTGCCCTAGCACCAGGCAGAAAAGTCTTAACGAAAGCAGTGCGAGACAGCAATTCTGGATCTTCTAATTTAGGTAAAGCAAAATAAGAAGAAATACCCCAAACAAAAATTAGAACAATGGTTGAGATCAGTAAACGACTATTACGATAGAACAAGGTAGACATAGCAAAGTTTATTTTCTACTGACTAGTTACTAATTGACCAGGGACTAAACGATGTGTACCATCTGTAATGATTTCATCCCCTGGTCGAAGTGTTCCCCTGACAAAAACGCGATTCTCTTGTGTTTCTAATATCTCTACATATCTGCGTTCCGCTTTATTATTGACCTCTGACGACTCTACCAGGGCGTAACAAGACCATAAACCGCGATCGCTTCTAGCTAAAGCATTAATAGGTAACCAATAACCATCGGTATTATTGGTCTGGATAATAGCTAATCGAGCAATTTGTTTGGGCGATATTTGAGTAGCTGCTGTAGTTGCAAGCTTCAAAACTATAGTACGAGTACGAGTTGCGGTATTTACCTCTGGTAAAACAGAATCAACTACAGTACTATAATTTTTACCGCCTATTGTTACCTGCTGCTTACCACCCAACTGCATTCGGTTAGCTACATCGATTGGAACGCCGATTTTGACCTTGGGTTGAGTATCTTCGACTAACCGCAAAATAGATGTACTCGCTTTGACAACCGTTCCTTCATCTAAATTACGGGTAGAAACTATGCCCCTAAAAGGGGATTTGAGAATACTTTTATCAATGGTAATATCTAAATCTTTAATCTCGGCGATAAGCTGATTTACGGCTGCTTGTTGCGCGCTTATTTTTTCGACTCTGATGCCGTTTTGTAACTTGTCTAAATTGCTTTTGGCATTAGCTAAACGTTCATTTAAAGCTTTACGATTAAAAGCAATTTCGTCTAACTGTTCGCGAGAAATTGCACCTTCATTATATAGATATTCTCGACGAGAATTTTTTAATTTTTCTAATTCTAGCTGCTGTTTCAAGCCTTCTACTTGAGCCTGGGATGCTGTTATTTCTTCTGTTCTCACACCATTTTTAAGTTCTGCAAGAACCGCTTCTTCCTGCTCTTTTTGGGCGATTAATCCCTGACGTTGTGCTTCTAAGTTAGCGGTATCTAGTTTTGCTAAAGGAGTATATGCTGAGACGAGATCGCCTTCTTCAACAAATATTTCAACTAATTTACCTCCACGCTCAAAACCCACCTCGCTAGTTCTTGATGCTGTTACCTCTCCTGTGTAGGTTTGAGAAGTTTTATAAGATTTAACTGGCTCTATTTTTTTAGTCTTGACAGGAATAATATTTGTTTTTTTTTGTTGAGCTGGAGCAGAAGCAAACTGAGTACCAGAGTGATAAAAAAAGGAAATTAGAATCATTGTTGTTATTAATAAGATAGGAATAATTGACAACTGATTATTAAGCCAGATTTTACAATTTTTAAAAGATGTTTCGTCTTTTTGCCTTGAATTTTTTAGCTTCAGTTTTTCTGCCTCTGATATAAGCGGTTTTAAAACTAGTTTTGAGCTATCAGTTTTATTTATCTTAAGTGGCAGTTTATTCTTAATCTCTTGTATATTCTCTGTATTTTTTTGTAAAGACTTGTTATCGAAGCCTGGTACTTCAGTTAGATTATTAGAAGTAAATCTTTGCTTACCATTAGTACTTGTTTCGAGGTTTGATACTTGTTTATTAACTGAAATAAACCCATTTTGCTCGGATAAGGTGACGAAATCAGAAGAGGAAAGTCCAGCTACAACTTTTTTAAGTAGTTTTGATTCTATCTGCGAGTAACCTCGATTTACTGACAAAATTGCCTGCACTAACTCTTCAGCAAGGGTTTTTTTGAGTAAATAGCCTTCTGCTCCTGCTTGCAAAGCTTGTATTACATGTTCCTTGTTTTCGCGGCTGCTAAGAATGAGCACTTTAGTTTTCGGAAACTGCTGACAAATTTTTTGAGTGGCAGTTATTCCATTCATGACTGGCATTTCAATATCCATCAACACAATATCGGGCATGAGAGTACCCACTTGTTTTATTGCGCTGTTACCATCTTCGGCAGTACCTACTACTTGTAGCTTCGGTCTGGGTTCAAGCAATGTCTGAACTCTTTGCCTTACGATGTTCTGATCGTCTACTAGCAAGATGCGAATCATAAAAATATTTCTATTTAGCTGACAAAATTATGTCCGTTTTCTATTTGGCTATTAAAGAGAAAAATGTTGGGGGCGTTAGCGATCTTGTATATAACGTATAAGATGTTTCTGTTCTTAGCTTTGAGCTTTGAAAATTTCACCGAACATCTCAAAATCAAGACATCATGTTGTACTCTTGTGGTGTAACTTAATTCACCAACGACACATCTAAGAATAGCTATTCTTAGATTAGTTTCCAATTCTAACTCCTAATTGTAAGCAATTTTAGAGAAAAATCAAATAGTACAAGTTGCTTGGTCTTTTTAAACTAAGATAATTACCATTATCTCTCTCAAACTAAAAAGTCAATTATGACGATAGATCGAGCTTCTCTTCAATACTAGCACCAGGGTTATGCTCCCAGCGATCGCCTACGTGAGCATAAATCGAGGTAGTCCTGGGATCGGCATGACCCAGCAAATCTTGTACCTGTCTTAAATCCGCACCAGTTCTCAATGCCAGCGTACCAGCAGTATGACGTAAGCTATGTGCTGTAAGTGTTCTACCAGGAGTATGTTTCAAGTTACATTCAACCAGAGCGCGATCGCATATCTCCCTAATGCTGCGTCTAGATAATTGACCTCCTTTGTTGTTGTTACTAAGTGAGACAAAAACAAAATCTGTAGGTTTAATTTTCCTTCTTAGAACTTTTCTCCTCATCTGAAGATAATCATTTAGCTGGACTGTCAAATTTTCAGTTAGAGGAACGATCCTGCTAGCCCGTTTTGCCGATACCTGTAAACCAGTCTTAATGCCCTGCCTGACAATATCTGCTACTTTTAGTTGGTGCATTTCTACCGTTCTGCATCCTTCTAAACTCATGATGCCAATTAAAAGGCGATCGCGCAGCAGGCTCAGTTTTTCTTTATTTGTCTTAGCCCGATCTAATTGAGATTGAATATAGTCGAGTAAAAACTTTAACTCCTCTGCTTCCATAAAGGTAATCCGAGCAGCAGGATCTTTTCTGTCTTTGGGAGCTTTAACTTTGAGTGCGGGATTGTGTTCGATTAATCCATGAGCTATCGCAGCATTGTAGAATATTCTGACAATATTCAGTTTGGTGGCGATCGTAGAATTAGCGTATCCAGAGCTAACTAAATGTTGTCGGTAAAGCTTGATGTCTTCTGGTTC
This genomic window contains:
- a CDS encoding IS1634 family transposase yields the protein MKGTNSERADDLPLIIHWLKQMEIASIIDRELPVPHGNRKGLSYGQLSVLFLSYVVSQSDHRLCAVEPWVEKHRQTLEIATGWNIGGKDATDDRLADLLSVIGSSENQGREKVAIQLGQSTIRAYELPTDKARSDTTSFSVYHQPTKETEGTNLLNFGYSKDRRPDLVQYRQMLATLDPMGMPLLGATLSGNGTDESHYLPTWQQLVEIIGHKDFLFLADSKGSTWNNRGKINQQGGIYCFPLAMHQPRPKLLSQWVANPPTAVQEICLNSEAESESPIGKGFEVPLGSLWYEKEHQKWHRWSERWLVVCSYALQQRQLKSLSARLSKAELALEKLAKKPPQDEVALQTKVETILKRYRVTGQILTAIEKKIGYQKVYQGAGRGSKNRPSRRVRQTTLSLTYQRCETAITHQQSIAGWRLYVTNANSQRLSLEQAVNSYREQWQPERGFHRFKRGRLPALPIYFQDEERIRGLMFLLTIALTLFTLMEFVVRRQLAVTKQSLPGLYSGNPKRTTFRPTAEQLLAAFGDLTLYLYPDGSTEISSLNSLQRQILNLMKIPESIYILPQLVPD
- a CDS encoding response regulator; its protein translation is MIRILLVDDQNIVRQRVQTLLEPRPKLQVVGTAEDGNSAIKQVGTLMPDIVLMDIEMPVMNGITATQKICQQFPKTKVLILSSRENKEHVIQALQAGAEGYLLKKTLAEELVQAILSVNRGYSQIESKLLKKVVAGLSSSDFVTLSEQNGFISVNKQVSNLETSTNGKQRFTSNNLTEVPGFDNKSLQKNTENIQEIKNKLPLKINKTDSSKLVLKPLISEAEKLKLKNSRQKDETSFKNCKIWLNNQLSIIPILLITTMILISFFYHSGTQFASAPAQQKKTNIIPVKTKKIEPVKSYKTSQTYTGEVTASRTSEVGFERGGKLVEIFVEEGDLVSAYTPLAKLDTANLEAQRQGLIAQKEQEEAVLAELKNGVRTEEITASQAQVEGLKQQLELEKLKNSRREYLYNEGAISREQLDEIAFNRKALNERLANAKSNLDKLQNGIRVEKISAQQAAVNQLIAEIKDLDITIDKSILKSPFRGIVSTRNLDEGTVVKASTSILRLVEDTQPKVKIGVPIDVANRMQLGGKQQVTIGGKNYSTVVDSVLPEVNTATRTRTIVLKLATTAATQISPKQIARLAIIQTNNTDGYWLPINALARSDRGLWSCYALVESSEVNNKAERRYVEILETQENRVFVRGTLRPGDEIITDGTHRLVPGQLVTSQ
- a CDS encoding tyrosine-type recombinase/integrase encodes the protein MKIDIISVEESKTTNTVETKIESIKSATAVPKTETIKETTNLEDIFARFLQMEVGDGAASVDTIRNYLSQTKQYLQWCRDNLLSPTEAEPEDIKLYRQHLVSSGYANSTIATKLNIVRIFYNAAIAHGLIEHNPALKVKAPKDRKDPAARITFMEAEELKFLLDYIQSQLDRAKTNKEKLSLLRDRLLIGIMSLEGCRTVEMHQLKVADIVRQGIKTGLQVSAKRASRIVPLTENLTVQLNDYLQMRRKVLRRKIKPTDFVFVSLSNNNKGGQLSRRSIREICDRALVECNLKHTPGRTLTAHSLRHTAGTLALRTGADLRQVQDLLGHADPRTTSIYAHVGDRWEHNPGASIEEKLDLSS
- a CDS encoding efflux RND transporter permease subunit, with the translated sequence MSTLFYRNSRLLISTIVLIFVWGISSYFALPKLEDPELLSRTAFVKTFLPGARAARIESLITDKIEDKFTEIEEIKKYSSTSSSGGSIILLYLKDSVQKEELEDVWSRIQNKIDEVKSELPAGASEPELEKLKVKAYALIIALTWQDKHPNYGILNRQGEVLKDRIQAILGTEEVKLFGDQDEEILIEINPTTIASYNLTAADISQQIQQSDSKASAGQLHNSNSDLSIEVAGELDTLNRVQNIPISFGSQGQFVRIQDIATVTKGVTSPANELSIISDRPGVTLAVHVESATKLNIWAKNAEKVLKEYRSELPSTIELKTVFAQNRYVEDRINSLILNLVLGGGLVFLVTLIMMGWRSAIIVGTSLPLSILMVFGWMNIMKIPLHQMSVMGLIVALGILIDNGIIMVDKVTNHLKNGFKPIDAINNSLNHLAVPLLSSTITTILSFLPIALLPGETGEFIGTIAVSVILAVSSSLFLALAIIPALTAKLTTVNGYSPLEKSWWQTGISVQLLTRWYRKTLKWAVDRPVLGICLALLLPVIGFIQVSHLPLQFFPAADRDQLQIQLELPAATSIAKTQAVTKQIRDHLLTYENVTDVHWFIGRSAPKFYYNVGGGRQQEANYAQAIIQLNLIASNSLVKELQGELDRVFPSARILVQQLKQGPFFNAPVEMRIFGSDLDTLQQLGEKARSLLIELSEITHTRASLAEIRPQLEIQVNEEEVRLAGLNRDEIAQQLDSTLEGATGGSILESTEELPVRVRLSAADRAGLNNIASLNLLPAQDGSNNVVENVPLSSLSKITLKPELAKITRYNGQRVNTVQGFLTAGTLPDEALTDFKHKLTETKWQLPNGYSYEFGGEAEQKDDALGGLVSIVGVLTVLMVATLVLSLDSFRLAGVIGVVAIASCGLGLFSIWLFGYPFGFNPIIGTVGLIGVGINDSIVVLAAIQQNPVSRTGNKPAIREVVLHSTRHVIATTLTTAIGFVPLLLGGGEFWPPLAVAIAGGVMGATLLALYLIPAAYLIIK